The genomic segment TGATCGTCATGGGCTTCATCGAGCCGTTCACCAAGGAGCTGCCGATGGAGTACGCGGTCGAGATGAATCGCCTCATCAAGTTCGAAATGGAAGGCAGCATCGGTTAATCGCTGCGATTCGTCTCGGCTAGTCCGAGACAACATAGGTAAACCAGGAATCCGTAGAATTTTCTACGGATTTCTTTTTGTCAATGAAGTTCGCCTTGCTTTCCTTTTTGATCGGGAGACGACGTATTGTGGACAGGGAAGCGCACTTTTGGCGTGCGGAGCTTTCGTGGCTTCGGATGAGCCGTCCACAGACAGACGTCCGTGCGAAACGCGGGTTAAATGTCCGCCAAAACGATAAGGTTTGCCAGGGAGATCCTCGATCCTCCCTGACGGTTTCGTATTAATAGGTCAACCAGATACTTCTGGTTGGCCTATTTTTATGGCTGTTTTAAGAAGGCGGCGACCGGGAGAACGCCTGACGGTTTTGGGGCATTGACGCCCACCCAAGTCATTGAGTCTTGAAAAGTATGAGCTGGTTTTCATAAGGCAGCAAGCGCGCTCAAGCTTGTTGACATAGCCCGGAATTCATAAGCGCCGCGATGGACGTGACAAAGCGAGAATATCATGCATAGACCGAGGGGGTGCTACATGGACAGGCAGACGTTCTTTGGCCTACTTGGCCCGCAAGCGCAGCGGGCGCGAATTGAGGGCTCGCCGCTTTTCCCGAGCGTGAGATTAGCTCAGAACCTGCTGGAGACAGGCGGCAGGATCGACGAGCACTATAATCTTGGCGGCATTAAGGCAGGCGGAGGAAAGCCTAATCAGTGGTGGCGTGGGGAAACGTATACGACGCCGACATGGGAATTCGTGAATGGCAAGCGCGTACAGGCGTTGGGAACGTGGCGTTCTTACAAAAGCGTTTATCATTTTTACAAAGACCAGGATTTATTGCTCGGCCATGCCCGCTATGCCCGCGTCCGGGCCGCCAAGACGGCCCCGGAACAAGCGGAGGCGCTCCAGCTTAGCAGGTACGCGACGGATCCGGCTTATAGCAACAAGCTTTCTCAGCTTATCAAAACGTATGATCTGACGAAATATGACGATTTTGAGGAGGCGGACATACCGATGACGACGGAGGAGCGGGAACAGTTCGAGCAGCTTCAAAAAGAGGCTAGCGAGCAGACGGCGCTAATCAGATCGCTCGCCGACCGGCTTGCTTTGGTGGAAAACAGGCAGATAATCGCCGAGCCGCCCGTATGGGCTGCCGCCGCCGTGCAGGCTGCGGTTGATGCCAAGCTGATCGATACGCCGCGCGGCGGAAGTTACGACTTTTACCGGCTGCTGACCGTGCTGCATCGCAAAAACATCATATGAATCAAACTTAAGAATGCCCTCGGGCACTCTTTGCCCGTAAAACCGTTCCTGCGTTACGGCATAAATCCGTCGGCGTTTAACCATCCTAACGACAGAAAATCCACAAGGATGCTTCGGGGGGATGGTTAAGCATGCGCAATCGTGTGTTCGCAAGGGCGGCCTGTGCAGGTATAGCGGCGGCTGCAATCCTGGCAGGTGCCGGATGCACGGACAACCCGGGCGATACGGCAGATCTGAGCCAGCGATACGCGCCGGTGCGGGTGAAGTCGACAGAGCGGACAAAAGCCGACGAGAAGGCCGAGAGCAGCGTCATCAGGCTTCACAGCATTCATCGCACGGGGTATGTATCGCTTGCGGACGTGGCGAAGGCAGCGGGTTATACCGGAAGGTGGCTCGATGACGGAAGCTATGGTCTGGGCGATCATGACCCGAGATGGAAATTCCGTACGGGAGACAGCCGCGTGCAGGCTGACGGCAAGGTGAGCAGGCTGCCGGCGCCGGCGGTAAAGGAGAATGACAACTTGTACGTTCCGGCAGCAGGACTGCCCGCCTTGTTCGGAAAAGAACTGGCCATGCGTACGAATAAAGACACGATTTCCTTTCTTCCAAGAGCCTTTGGCCATGACGCAGGCCATGGAGGGTTGCCCTTCGCCGACGCGGCCCCGGGCACGGCAAGCGGCGGAAAGCTGCGGATCGCCTCCGCTTCAAGCGATGCTGCCGATATCATTTCGCACGGGCAGAAATTCCTGGGAGTCAAATACGACTTCGGAGCCGGCGACTACGAAAAAACAGGGTTGTTCGACTGCTCGTCGTTCGTAAAGTATCTGTTCGCCGAAAAGGGCATTCAGCTTCCCCGTACCGCCAGGGAGCAGGCCGAACACGGAACTGCGGTGTCAAGGAACGAGCTGCAGCCCGGGGATTTGATGTTCTATTATGTGCCCGGCCGATTCAAGACAGATAAGACGGTCGGTCACGTCGGCATCTACATGGGCGGCGGCAAAATGCTTCACTCAAGCCCGAAGCCGGAGGACGGGGTTCAGATTACGGATATCGACAAAGCCTATTGGCAGGATACGTTCTTATACGCCAAGCGGCTGCTCTAGAGACTCCGGGCAAAAGCATGAAAAAGCCCCGGCCGAATATGGCCGGGGCTGTCTGTTGTTCAGGTGGAAATCCGATCGATCTCAAGGCCGTGTTCGACGGCCAGGTCGATAAACTTATCGTCGACGTGAATAAGCGGACGGAACGGATCCGTGGGGTGCGTCATAATGATCGTCCCCCACCGTCCGTCGGACAGCTGCGCGCGCTTGCCGATAAAATTGGGGATCATCCGGTTAATGAACGTCAAAGTCATCTCCGCGTCCAGTTCGTTAAAGCTGAGCCTGTACAGTTCCTTAAGCACGCACAGCAAATCCCGCTTCTCCTGATAGACGCGATCCGAACTCATGGCGCTATATATGTCCGCGATCGCGATGACTCTGGACATCGGCATGATCGCCTGGTCATGGAGCCGCTCGGGATATCCCGTACCGTCGCGTCTCTCGTGGTGCTGGAGCGCGGCGACGGCGATCTCTTCGTCCGAATACGAGTCCTTCAGAATCTGATAGCTGTGGGCCGAATGCTTTTTGATTTCCTCAAACTCCGCATCGGTCAGGCGCCCGCTTTTCTTCAGGATCTCTTCCGGAATCCGACACTTGCCGATATCGTGCAGGAAACCGGCCATGCCCGCTCGGATCTGGTCCTCTTCGCTCCACTCCAGCCACTTGGCCATGTAGAAGGAGAGCATGCCGACCTGGACCGAGTGCTGGTACGTATATTCGTCCTGCGTATGCATGCTCAGCATGAGCGATACGACGTCCCGTTCTTCCTGGAAATGCCTGACGAGCGGCTGGAAGCTCTCCTTCGCATCCTCCTCGGAAATTTTGCCTTCGACGAGCGCCTGCTTGAACAGCAGCTCGCAGCCAGCGACTGCATCCTCGAACTTGTAGCGGAGCTCGGGCGGGAACAGGTCGGCGGCGGTCTCCGAGGCTTCGAACGAAGGGGAGACCCGCTGCTCGATGTCCACGTAGTCGATCCGATGCTGGTAAAGCCGAGACAGATCGGACTCGTTCAAGATCGCGCCGCTGGACAGAACGTGCAGGCCGTACGCGTTAAAGATATCTTGCGAGATTTGATCGCCAGCTTGCAAATCTGTAATATGAATTCGCATCGCGCACCTCGCCGTATGGTCTTCTGCGGCATCAACGTCGGATAACCGCTTTCAAACCATATGTTACCAAGTAAAAGGAGCGCTTGCAATCGATTTTTGTCGAAAGGGAGTAGGACTATTCGCCGATTAACTCGGCGTAGAGGCGCCTTGCCCGCACTGGATCGTCCGTGCCGGATACGAGCGCGCGGCCGTCGGGGAATAGCGCGAAGGCGATGCCGTCGTCCCGGCGGAGCCGAAGCAGGTAGTCGTGCAGCTCAATACGCCCGAGCGGCGCCCATCTGGCGGCGAGCAGCGGCAAATCGAGCGACGCATCGGAGGCTGCAGGCGATACCTGGACCGTCCTACGGCCGCAGAGCGAGGCGGTTAGCGGCTCGGCGGCGTCGCCGTCCAGCCATTCGAATCGGCGCTCGCCGCCGCAGACGGGGCAATCAAGCCTTCGAGCGCCTGCGATCCCGAGCTGCTGCCAGCCCGTATGCCAAAGGTCTGTCTGGAGCAGCGCGCCGTGCAGCGCCTCTTCGTGCCCGGCGAGCAGCTTGATCGCCTCCATCGACTGCACGGATGCAATAAGGTCGACGATCGGTCCGAGAACGCCTGCCGTCTCGCATGTATCGAGCGTGCCGCCGCGCGGCGGCTGCGGAAAGAGGCAGCGCAGGCAAGGACCGCCCGTGCCGGGGCGGATCGTCATCGTCATGCCGGAAGCGCCGACGGCCGCTCCGTAGATCCATGGCTTGCCATGCTTCACGCTCCACTCGTTGAGCAGGTACCGGATTCCGAAGCTGTCCGTGCCGTCAACGACAAGATCGGCGTCCGCCAGCAGCGTCTCGACATTGCCGGCGTTCAGATCGACCGCATATGACTTGTACGCGACGTCGCCGTTGATCGCGGACAGCCTTCGCGCGGCAGCGACTGCCTTCGGCGTTCCTTGGGCCGCGTCAGATTCGTCGTAGAGCAGCTGTCGCTGCAGGTTGGTCGGTTCGACGACGTCGCGGTCGATCAGGATGAGGCGGCCGATGCCGGCGCGGCTCAGATGGTTGGCCGAGACGCAGCCCAGCGCGCCGACGCCGACGATCGCGGCGGTCTTGGCCGACAGGCGCGCCTGCCCTTCGACGCCGAACGGGGCGAAGCGGGTCTGACGCGCATAGCGGTCCGCATAACGTGCGTTCCCGTCCGCCGCGCCTTCGGTGAACGAATCGGTCACGGCCCTTCACCTGCCGGAGGCGCCAGCGGATTCCAAGGGCCGGTCTGATGTCCTTTCCATTCGGAACCGTCCTCGTACACCTCGCGTTTCCAGATCGGCACCGTCTGCTTGAGTCGTTCGATCGCATACCGGCTCGCTTCATAGGCGGCAGCGCGGTGCGGCGAGGAGACGGCGATGAGGACGCTGGTCTCGCCGATGCCGACCGATCCGATGCGGTGGTGGATCGCGCACAGCGTGCCGGGCCACCGCTCGCCGATCTCGTCGCCGATCTGCCGCAGCGCCGCGAGCGCCATCGGCTCGTACGCTTCGTAATCAAGCGTGACCGTACGCTGGTCGCCCGTTAGCCCCCGCGTCGTTCCCGCGAACAGGAGCGCGGCGCCGTGATCGGGGTGGTGCACCAGCGATAACACATCGTCCGTCGACAGCGCCGCTGCCGATATCGCATAGGGCGCTGCGGATGTCGCCGCGGACCGGTCGCCTTCGACCGGTCCGCAGCCGCCGGAAACGGGCGGCAGCAGCGCAAGCTCGTCATCGTGGCCGAGCTCCGCTTCGTCCTGGGAAAACGCCTGGTTGCGCGCGACGAACGACACCGCGATCAGATCGGCCTGCTCCGGGTGGGCGGCCGCAAGGCGGCGCTTCAGCTCGCCGGCCGTAAGTCTCTCTTCCGCAAATGACGTCTCGAGCAGGCGCGAACCGAGTCGCTCCGCCAGTCCGGCGAATAAATATATTTTCCATCTGTATGTCGTCATAAATTTGCCCTGCCTTCCATACGATTCACCAGGGGATGCCTTGTCCAAGCATATCATAATGCTTCTGAAAATGTTATGCTATACCCATGTCAGCTAGTATTACAGGGAGCGATTCGAGCTTCCTGAAGGAGGGCTTCGCCATGACGGAATTGAAGGATCGATACGACCGCAAGCATACGTACCTGCGCATCTCCGTCACGGACCGCTGCAACCTGCGCTGCCTGTACTGCATGCCCGAGGAGGGCATGGAATTCATGGACCGGGACCGCCTTCTGACCTACGAACAGATCGCCGAGGTGGTGGAGACCGCCGCGGGATTCGGCATATCCAAGCTTCGGATCACCGGCGGCGAACCGCTCGTCCGCCCGGGCATCGCCGGGTTGATCGCGACCCTGAAGTCGATTCGCGGCATCGAGGAGATCTCCCTTACGACGAACGGGCTGCTGCTCGGCCCGCAGGCTGCCGCGCTTAAGCGCGCCGGACTCGATCGCGTCAATATCAGCCTGGATACGCTGGACAGCGCGCGCTTTCGCTTTATCGCGCGCAGGGGCAGGCTGGACAAAGTGCTGGAAGGCATCGAGGCCGCGGCAGAGGCCGGGCTCGGACCCATCAAGCTAAACTGCGTGCTGCTCAAAGGCGTAAACGAGGACGAGATCGGGCCCTTTCTCCGCCTGAGCGCCGAGAAGCCGCTTCATATCCGGTTTATTGAATATATGCCGATCGGGCACGACGACGCCGGCTGGCGCGATCACTATCTGCCGCTGACGCGCGTCTCCGAAGAAGCCGATCGTCTCGGACTGGCTTACGAGCCGCTGCCTGAAGGACCTGCAGGCAACGGTCCGTCCGAGAACTTCCGGATCTTGGGCGGGGCTGGCTCCTTCGGTCTGATCCATCCGGTCAGCAATCATTTCTGCGCCAATTGCAACCGTCTCCGCTTGACCGCGGAAGGCGACCTCAAGCCCTGCCTTTACTGGGTGGACGAGCTGAGCGTCCGGCCGGCGCTCGGTTCTCCGCAGGCGATGCGCGAGCTGTTCATGAAGGCGATGCGCATCAAGCCGGAGAACCACGAGATGGCGGCGTTGCTGGCGGGAGATGCCCAGTCGCACGTGCCGACGGGGCGCAGAATGTCTCAAATCGGCGGGTAGGGGGCGACAATTCGGTGCAAAGCGGCAAGCTGATTCTGCTTCATACCAACGATATCCACAGTCATTTCGAGGAGGCCGCCAGGGCGGCCGATTATATAAAGGAAGTCCGCAGATCTGTACCGGCGGAGCGGCTCCTGCTCATCGACTGCGGCGACCATCTGGACCGCGTACGGATCGAAACGGAGGGCACCGACGCCGTCGTGAACAGAGAGCTCCTGACGCGGCTTGGCTATGACGCGGTGACGTTCGGGAACAACGAAGGCCTGACCTATACGCCGGCCCAATTGTCGCGGCTTTACGAGGATGCCGCCTACCCCGTCGTCTGCGCGAATCTGAAGCTCTCCGCGACGGGACGTCCACCGGCATGGATGCGCCGGACGCTGACCCTTCAAAAAGCCGGACTGACGGTCGGCCTGTTCGGGCTAACCGTACAGTTCAGCGATTTTTACGAGCTGCTCGGCTGGGAAGTGTCCGATCCGCTGGAGGAGGCGGCCGCTTGCGTCGCCGAGCTTCGGGCCGACTGCGACGTCGTCGTGGCGATCTCGCATCTCGGACTGCGCCAGGACGAACGGATGGCGGCTGCGGTGCCCGGCATCGACGTGATCCTCGGCGCCCATACGCATCACTTGCTGGAGGTTCCGCTGCGGATCGGGGGCACGGTCGTCTGCGCGGCCGGCAAGTTCGGCCGCTATGTAGGCACAGTCGAGATCGAGCGCGGCGCCGAGGGACGGGGGCTCGCCATCGAGGGTCGAACGATCCCGACAGAGGGCCGGGAAGGGGATCCAGAGACGGCGGAGATCGTCGCCGCAGCGCTCAAGGAGGCCAAGCTGGCGATGGCTGAGCCGATCGCGCGGTTGGTCGTTCCGCTCGCCGGAGATGCAGATGCGGAGAGCCCGCTCGGGACGCTGCTCGCGGGGGCGCTGCGCCGCAAGACCGGCGCCGAGATCGGACTTACAAACGCAGGGCAGATTTTGGACGGACTTTCGGCGGGGCCGGTGACCCGCGAGCGAATCCATGCCGTATGTCCGTCGCCGATCAACCCGTGCCTGATCGAGCTGACCGGCGAGCTGCTGAAGCAGGCGTTCGAGGAGAGCCTGCTGCCGGAGTTCATCGGTTTGGAGTTTCACGGCTTCGGCTTCCGGGGCAAGGTGCTTGGCCGCTTGTGCACGGACGGCGCCGAGGTGGTCTTCGATCCCGCCGCGCCGCCGTACGAACGGGTCTGCAGCGTTCTGGTGAACGGGGAACCGCTGGACGATAAGCGGGTCTATACAGTCGGCACGCTCGACATGTTTACGTTCGGCATCGGTTATGTCGGCTTGAAGCAGGGACGCGTGTTGCGCTATTGCCTGCCCGAGTTCATTCGCGACTTGCTGGCCGAGGCGCTGAGCGACGAGCGGGCGGTAGCCGATTGTGTCCGGCGCCGCTGGTCGGAGAGCGCTGCCTCCGCGGCATTATAATCCGCATCGCGCTATTCGCGAATTCGCCTCATTAATCAAGCGTCCGCCGGTTCGCCGTCAATAGCGAACTAGCGGACGTATTTTTGTGGGTTCTTAAGGAGTTTTGGCGAATAGTGTCGACTTTTAGGAAGGAATATCTTGTCAATGGGCGTCAAATCTCTTACATTATCATAAGAGGATTCCGATGATATAGCCAGAGCCTTTGTCTGCGGAAGAGTACCAACAAGGGGGGAGTTAAAGGAATATGCGCTTGATGCCAGTGACAGCTTGCCTCCCCGGAATGAGGCTTGGTAAAAAGATTTTCTCCGAAGATGGCATCGTGCTGCTGGCTGAAGGAGTCGAGTTGACCCAGGGACTGTTGAATCGCCTGAGCAGTATGGGCATTCATTACATCTATATTTCGGACCCGAAGACCGAAGGCATCGAGATTCCCGAGCTGATCAGCGAGGAGACGCAGCGGCGGGCGCTGAAGACCGTTAAGAACGTGTTCCGCGAGATGGCCGACAGCTCCCGGCGCGGGATCTATCCCTACGTCGGCAAAGCCGTGCGCGAGACGATGTCGACGATCCTCGACGATCTGTACAGCAATCGGGACGCCATGATCATGCTGCTGAACCTGCAGAGCGTGGATCACTATTTGTATATCCATTCGCTCAACGTCTGCGTGTATACGTCGCTGCTCGGCATCGCCCGCGGCTACAGCAGGGACGAGCTGATGACGCTTGGCCTCGGTTCCCTGCTGCACGACGTCGGCAAGTCCCGGATACCGCTCGACGTGCTGCTGAAGCCGGGGGCGTTGTCCAAGCAGGAGTTCGAGGAGATGAAGCGCCATACCGAACGCGGCTTCCAGCTGCTCAAGGACGAGCCCAACCTGCCGCTCATCGTCGCTCATTGCGCCTTCCAGCACCACGAACGGCTGGACGGCTCGGGCTATCCGCGCGGCATTCGAGGCCACGAGATCCACGATTACGCCAAGTGGATCGGCATCGTCGACTCGTACGATGCGATGACGAGCCACCGGATCTACCGCAACGCCATGCTGCCGCACCAGGCGGTCGAGCTCTTGTACGCGGGCAGCGACTCGCTGTACGACACGGAGATGCTCCGCCTGTTTCGAGACAAGGTCGCCATCTATCCGGTCGGCATGACCGTAGAGCTGTCGAGCGGCCAGACCGGCGTCATCGTGGACGTGAACACGCTGACGCTGCATCGGCCGATCGTGCGAATCCTTACCAACGAAGGCGGCGAGGAGCTGAAGTCCCCGTTCGATATGGATTTGTCCAAGCACCTGTCGGTCATGATCTCCCGCGTCGTGACCAACGGTCCCGCCTTAAGCGAAGCATAGGCACGCATTCGAGCCCTTGGAGCGGCATGTCTCCAAGGGCTTTCGTTTGCGTTATCCGGCGCTTACCCGGTACAATAGCATTACATTCGACAAGACAGGGAGTATGACCGATGATTGGCTCCGCCCAAGCCGGGACGGGCGCCCTTTTCGCGCCGCCGGCCGATCTCACGCCGCTGTCGCCTGCGTACGATCCGTGGGATCCGATCCGTTCGCTGCAGGCGTACGGCAAGCATGCGCTCACGAGCGTTGAATTTACCGTTACTCATTTATGCAATATGCGATGCGAGCATTGCGCCGTCGGCGACAGCCTGACGATGACCGAAGCCGAGGCGCTGCCGATCGACCTGATGCTCCGCAGGCTGGACGAGGTCGAGCATCTGGAGACGATCAGCCTTACCGGCGGAGAGCCGACTTTTAGCATGAACACTGTCACGGGCGTGCTGATCCCGCTGCTTAAGTACGCAAGGTCGCGCGGCATCCGCACGCAGCTCAATTCCAACGTGACGCTTGATTACGGCCGTTACGAGCTGATCGCGCCTCATTTGGACGTCATGCATATTTCCTTCAATTACACGGAGGCCGAGGATTTCCACCGCATCGGCTTCGCGCGCACCGGACGGGAGGTCGGCCTCGGGGCCGCCGGGCGCATGTACGAGCGCATGATGGAAAACGCCAGACGGCTGGCCGACGGCGGTCTGTTCGTCTCGGCGGAGTCGATGATCAACTACCGGACGCACGGGAAAATGAAGGAGATCCACCGTCTCGTCGGCGAGATGGGCTGCAGCAGGCATGAGGTGCATCCGATGTATCCGAGCTCCTTTGCCTCGGGACTGCCCGCGATCACGAAGCGGCAGATGCTCGAAGCCGTCGAGGAACTGCTTGACGTCAGGCGGCGCGACATGTGGATGCTGTTCGGCACGCTGCCGTTTTACGCTTGCGGGGACGATCCGCTGGAGCGCCGCCTGCTAAGCAGGCTGGCCGACGAGCCGAATGTCACCGTGCGCAACGATCCGGACGGCCGCAACCGCGTCAACGTCAACCTGTTCAGCGGGGACGTGTACGTGACCGATTTCGCGGCCGTCCCGCCGTTCGGCAACGTCAAGACAGAGCGCCTCGACGACGTGTTCGACCGCTGGCAGGCGCACCCGATGCAGCGGGGCCTCAATTGCCATTGTCCGGCTGCGGGCTGCTGCGGTCCGAATCTTCTGGTAACCGACATGTATTACAAGGATGTCGACTTTACCCGCCGACGCGCGATCGTCTAGACGATCGCGCGCATGCAAGCGCCGAGCGCGATGTACCCGCAATTACCGCGCCGTACGAAAGGAAGCTGAAGCTGCTTGAACACGGAATTGTTATGGGGTTCGATCGCCTGGCACGCCGTACTCGTTCTTTTTCTCGTGCTGCTGAACGGATTTTTCGTAGCGGCCGAATTCGCGCTCGTCAAAGTGCGCCAATCCCGGCTCACGCAGCTGACGAACGAGGGGAATGTCAGGGCCAAGTACGCGCTTAAGGTCAACCGCAAGCTGGACGTCTATCTGTCGGCCACGCAGCTAGGCATCACGCTCGCCTCGCTCGGGCTCGGCTGGACGGGCGAGCCGGCCATCGCCGATCTGATCGTCATCCCGCTGCTTCACCAATACGGCGTGACCAACGAGACGACGATCCATACGATCTCGTATATCATCGCGTTCAGCGCGATCACGTTCCTTCATATCGTGCTGGGAGAGCTCGCGCCCAAGTCGCTCGCGATCCAAAAGTCGGAGGGCGTATCGCTGTGGCTGTCGCTTCCGCTGCTGCTCTTCTACCGGCTGTTCCTGCCGGTCATCTGGCTGCTCAACAACGCGGCGAACCTGCTGCTGCGTTTGATCGGCGTCAAGCCTGCCAGCGAACACGATGCGGCGCATACCGAAGAAGAGATCCGCATCCTCATGAATGAGAGCGCCAAGAGCGGCATCATCGACAAGGAAGAGATGACGCTGTTCGACAACGTGTTCGAGTTTTCCGAACGGGTGGCCCGCGAAGTCATGCTTCCTCGTACGGACATGGACTGCATGTTCACCAACCTGCCGTTCGACGAGAACATGAAGCTCGCTTACCGCGTCAAGCATACCCGGTATCCGGTCGGCGTCGAGGACAAGGATCAGATTATCGGATTCGTCCACATCACGGACGTGCTCACGGCCGATCCGGACGAAGAGCAGGATCTGCGCGCCTACTTGCGTCCGATATTAAGCGTGCCTGAGTCGATGGAGATCAGCCGCGTGCTCAAGCTTATGCAGCGCCACAAGTCGCAGCTCGCGATCGTCATCGACGAATACGGCGGCACGGCCGGCATGCTGACGGCCGAGATGATTCTCGAGGAGATCGTCGGGGAGATGCGGGACGAATTCGACGACGAGCCGCCGGCCGTCGAAATGCAGGGCGACGTCTATTCGGTGGACGGACGCATGCTGATCGAGGAGGTCGACGACCTGCTCGGCGTCGAGATCGAGGAAGAAGAGGTCGATTCGATCGGCGGCTGGCTGTTCAAGAGCCTTGACGGCAACGTCGAGGAGGGCCACAAGATCGTCGAGCAAGGCTATGTTTTCGAGATCGCCGAAGTGGAACGTCTAAGAGTCCAGCGCGTACATATCTATCGGTATAAACAATCGGATGCGGACGACCGTACGGACTCGCCTTCCGGTCTGTAGTTGACGTATTCCGGATTCGCCGACAGGGCGAACGATCCTCGAAAGGTGTGAATGCATGCCGCTGCGCACAGTATTGCTGATGGTTTTGGGGCTTGGATTTCTTTATTTGCTGTTTACGGTAGGCGCACCGTTCCTGCTGGCTTTGATCGTCGTGATCTTCCTTGAACCGCTGACCAAGATTTTCATGACCAAGTTTAAAATGAACCGGCTGACGGCGTCTACGGTGACGAGCACTTTGTTTACGCTCGGATTGCTCGGACTTATGGGACTGATCGGCATCAAGATTTTCGAGGAGCTGACCTCGTTCTGGAGCAATCTGCCGTCCTATCTCAAGAGCGCCAATGACTACATCCAGGACGCGCTTGAAAAAGCGAGCAACTCGTACAACGGCGTGGGCAACGACAATGAGCTGCCGATCAAGCTGGAGAGCTTGACGAACAATCTGACAGATTGGTTGTCGGGACTTGCTACGTCGATCTCCAAGCCGCTTGTCGGGTTTGCGGCGGGCATCCCGAGCTTTTTTGTCGTCATGATCGTGTTTTTTGTCGCCGTGTACCTGTTCAGCCTGAGCCTGCCGACGATGATGGCCTCGTTCCTGTCCGTCTTCGCCGAGGAATCCAGAAGCCAGGTCTCTCAAGTCATGGAAAATTTGCGCAGGTCGATATTCGGCTTCCTGCGGGCACAGTTCGTGCTGAGCCTCATGACGTATGTTCTCTCCTTTGTCGGTCTGCTTATCATCGGTACGGGCTACCCGCTCGCCATCGCGCTGCTGATCGTCGTCGTCGATATATTGCCGATCCTCGGCACGGGGTCCGTACTCGTGCCATGGGCAGCCTATATGTTGCTGACGGGAGACACTTACGCCGGCATCGGACTCATTCTGCTGTTCCTCGTCATTACCGTCGTACGCAGGATCGTAGAACCGAAGGTGCTCGGGGATGCGGTCGGCATCGGCGCGCTCCCTGCGCTCATCAGCTTGTATGTCGGCTTCGAATTGGTCGGATTGGTCGGCGTCTTCCTCGGTCCGGTCGTCGTTATCGTGTACATGGCCGCCCGCAAGGTGGGATTG from the Cohnella hashimotonis genome contains:
- a CDS encoding HD-GYP domain-containing protein: MRLMPVTACLPGMRLGKKIFSEDGIVLLAEGVELTQGLLNRLSSMGIHYIYISDPKTEGIEIPELISEETQRRALKTVKNVFREMADSSRRGIYPYVGKAVRETMSTILDDLYSNRDAMIMLLNLQSVDHYLYIHSLNVCVYTSLLGIARGYSRDELMTLGLGSLLHDVGKSRIPLDVLLKPGALSKQEFEEMKRHTERGFQLLKDEPNLPLIVAHCAFQHHERLDGSGYPRGIRGHEIHDYAKWIGIVDSYDAMTSHRIYRNAMLPHQAVELLYAGSDSLYDTEMLRLFRDKVAIYPVGMTVELSSGQTGVIVDVNTLTLHRPIVRILTNEGGEELKSPFDMDLSKHLSVMISRVVTNGPALSEA
- the yfkAB gene encoding radical SAM/CxCxxxxC motif protein YfkAB, which produces MIGSAQAGTGALFAPPADLTPLSPAYDPWDPIRSLQAYGKHALTSVEFTVTHLCNMRCEHCAVGDSLTMTEAEALPIDLMLRRLDEVEHLETISLTGGEPTFSMNTVTGVLIPLLKYARSRGIRTQLNSNVTLDYGRYELIAPHLDVMHISFNYTEAEDFHRIGFARTGREVGLGAAGRMYERMMENARRLADGGLFVSAESMINYRTHGKMKEIHRLVGEMGCSRHEVHPMYPSSFASGLPAITKRQMLEAVEELLDVRRRDMWMLFGTLPFYACGDDPLERRLLSRLADEPNVTVRNDPDGRNRVNVNLFSGDVYVTDFAAVPPFGNVKTERLDDVFDRWQAHPMQRGLNCHCPAAGCCGPNLLVTDMYYKDVDFTRRRAIV
- a CDS encoding hemolysin family protein; the encoded protein is MNTELLWGSIAWHAVLVLFLVLLNGFFVAAEFALVKVRQSRLTQLTNEGNVRAKYALKVNRKLDVYLSATQLGITLASLGLGWTGEPAIADLIVIPLLHQYGVTNETTIHTISYIIAFSAITFLHIVLGELAPKSLAIQKSEGVSLWLSLPLLLFYRLFLPVIWLLNNAANLLLRLIGVKPASEHDAAHTEEEIRILMNESAKSGIIDKEEMTLFDNVFEFSERVAREVMLPRTDMDCMFTNLPFDENMKLAYRVKHTRYPVGVEDKDQIIGFVHITDVLTADPDEEQDLRAYLRPILSVPESMEISRVLKLMQRHKSQLAIVIDEYGGTAGMLTAEMILEEIVGEMRDEFDDEPPAVEMQGDVYSVDGRMLIEEVDDLLGVEIEEEEVDSIGGWLFKSLDGNVEEGHKIVEQGYVFEIAEVERLRVQRVHIYRYKQSDADDRTDSPSGL
- the ytvI gene encoding sporulation integral membrane protein YtvI, which gives rise to MPLRTVLLMVLGLGFLYLLFTVGAPFLLALIVVIFLEPLTKIFMTKFKMNRLTASTVTSTLFTLGLLGLMGLIGIKIFEELTSFWSNLPSYLKSANDYIQDALEKASNSYNGVGNDNELPIKLESLTNNLTDWLSGLATSISKPLVGFAAGIPSFFVVMIVFFVAVYLFSLSLPTMMASFLSVFAEESRSQVSQVMENLRRSIFGFLRAQFVLSLMTYVLSFVGLLIIGTGYPLAIALLIVVVDILPILGTGSVLVPWAAYMLLTGDTYAGIGLILLFLVITVVRRIVEPKVLGDAVGIGALPALISLYVGFELVGLVGVFLGPVVVIVYMAARKVGLINLKIKL